A region of bacterium DNA encodes the following proteins:
- a CDS encoding MFS transporter → MNAERPRAHPAVYGAGAFGASMLLQTILLWAVYFYAPPSGLARLRPEWMGLALAGGRIVNALSNPPVAFWSDRLRTRWGRRRPFLAVGAPALAVCFALLWIPPPLPPVPMFLYVLAVLVGFFFCFSFAMNPYAALLPDITPGGHGRVVVASWQAGASIGGVGIAMISSAWLIAHAGFDVMGAAIGAGALAMLWTVAAGVREPAPSGDAASPAFWREIGGVLRDPGFRIYVVSLALLWIGTSMVNSAIVYVITVLMGLPQSSVGVVLGVTFVCTLGAFPLLARLTRALGTPHVLRWTLAAASAVIPLIGAIGLRGVPGAPAVQGFVVVVLAAAPLAGLLVLPNALLADIAEAGHERTGEGREAMYYAVQGLILNAASAGSSALLGVLLALGDSPGHSLGLRLIPVVGGGCTLLALLAFLPFSSGAARAPQGAPSR, encoded by the coding sequence GTGAACGCCGAGCGCCCGAGGGCGCATCCCGCGGTCTATGGTGCCGGCGCCTTCGGCGCCAGCATGCTGTTGCAGACGATCCTGTTGTGGGCCGTGTACTTCTACGCGCCGCCGTCGGGGCTGGCGCGGCTGCGGCCGGAGTGGATGGGCCTCGCGCTCGCCGGCGGCCGCATCGTGAACGCGCTCAGCAACCCGCCCGTAGCGTTCTGGAGCGACCGGCTGCGTACGCGGTGGGGCCGGCGCCGCCCGTTCCTCGCGGTCGGCGCCCCCGCGCTGGCCGTCTGCTTCGCGCTGCTGTGGATCCCGCCGCCGCTGCCTCCGGTGCCGATGTTCCTCTACGTGCTCGCGGTCCTGGTCGGGTTCTTCTTCTGCTTCTCGTTCGCGATGAATCCGTACGCCGCGCTGCTGCCCGACATCACGCCGGGCGGACACGGCCGCGTGGTGGTCGCGTCGTGGCAGGCCGGGGCCTCCATCGGCGGCGTTGGCATCGCCATGATCTCGTCGGCGTGGCTGATCGCGCACGCCGGGTTCGACGTGATGGGTGCCGCGATCGGAGCGGGGGCGCTCGCCATGCTGTGGACCGTCGCCGCCGGCGTCCGCGAACCCGCTCCCTCCGGCGACGCGGCGTCGCCGGCGTTCTGGCGCGAGATCGGCGGCGTGCTGCGGGACCCCGGGTTCCGCATCTACGTGGTGAGCCTCGCCCTGCTCTGGATCGGTACGAGCATGGTCAACTCTGCGATCGTGTATGTGATCACGGTGCTGATGGGGCTTCCGCAGAGCTCGGTCGGGGTCGTGCTCGGGGTCACGTTCGTCTGCACGCTCGGGGCGTTCCCGCTGCTGGCGCGCCTGACCCGCGCCCTGGGAACGCCCCACGTACTCAGGTGGACGCTCGCCGCCGCCTCCGCCGTCATCCCCCTGATCGGGGCGATCGGCCTGCGGGGCGTCCCCGGCGCGCCAGCCGTCCAGGGCTTCGTGGTGGTCGTGCTCGCGGCGGCGCCGCTCGCCGGTCTCCTCGTCCTGCCGAACGCGCTGCTCGCGGACATCGCGGAGGCGGGCCACGAGCGGACGGGCGAGGGGCGGGAAGCGATGTACTACGCCGTCCAGGGCCTCATTCTCAACGCCGCGTCCGCGGGGTCGTCCGCTCTCCTCGGCGTGCTGCTCGCTCTCGGCGACAGCCCGGGCCACAGCCTCGGGCTCCGCCTCATTCCGGTGGTCGGCGGGGGGTGCACCTTACTTGCGCTGCTGGCGTTTCTCCCGTTTTCATCCGGGGCGGCGCGGGCGCCTCAAGGTGCGCCGTCTCGTTGA
- a CDS encoding DinB family protein has protein sequence MDSAVQGIAEHLDEVWSSLLDAVKPVDDELFQWCPGSEFNSIAILLRHLAGSERWWVGEAIGGVPANRNRDAEFVHDSPRRENVLRAVEDARAVTRRVLAGATVQDLATRISPSPRFAGEDRPTKMWALLHYLEHLGYHRGQILLLRNLGRKMLTARPGGAAAR, from the coding sequence ATGGACAGCGCCGTACAAGGCATCGCCGAGCATCTCGATGAGGTGTGGTCCTCGCTGCTCGATGCGGTGAAGCCGGTGGACGACGAGCTCTTCCAGTGGTGCCCCGGTTCGGAGTTCAACTCCATCGCGATTTTGCTGCGCCACCTCGCCGGCAGCGAGCGCTGGTGGGTCGGAGAAGCGATCGGCGGCGTGCCGGCGAATCGCAACCGCGACGCCGAGTTCGTTCACGACTCGCCGCGACGGGAGAATGTGCTCCGCGCGGTCGAGGACGCGCGCGCCGTGACGCGGCGCGTGCTCGCCGGTGCCACCGTGCAGGACCTTGCGACCCGGATCTCACCGTCCCCGCGGTTCGCCGGCGAGGACCGGCCGACGAAGATGTGGGCGCTCCTCCACTACCTCGAGCACCTCGGTTACCATCGCGGCCAGATCCTGCTGCTCCGCAACCTCGGCCGCAAGATGCTGACCGCCCGGCCGGGCGGCGCGGCCGCACGTTAG
- a CDS encoding DoxX family protein, which translates to MTIDVALLIVRVWLGFTFFLHGSQKLFGWFGGGGVIGTARYFEGAGIRPGRFWAVLAGLGELGGGVLIGLGFLTPLGALSVIITMVVAISAVAGRHGFWVQNGGYEYNLLIIVVALMLILVGPGVYALDHRFGVLGSRS; encoded by the coding sequence GTGACGATCGATGTGGCCCTGCTGATCGTCCGCGTCTGGCTGGGGTTCACGTTCTTCCTGCACGGGAGCCAGAAGCTGTTCGGATGGTTCGGCGGCGGGGGCGTTATCGGCACCGCGCGCTACTTCGAGGGGGCGGGCATCCGGCCCGGACGGTTCTGGGCGGTGCTCGCCGGGCTCGGCGAGCTGGGCGGCGGCGTGCTCATCGGGCTTGGGTTCCTCACCCCGCTCGGCGCGCTCTCCGTCATCATCACGATGGTCGTGGCGATCTCTGCGGTCGCCGGCCGACACGGGTTCTGGGTCCAGAACGGCGGCTACGAGTACAACCTGCTCATTATCGTGGTGGCGCTGATGTTGATCCTCGTCGGTCCCGGCGTGTACGCGCTGGACCACCGGTTCGGCGTGCTCGGGTCGAGATCGTAG
- a CDS encoding putative metallopeptidase, whose translation MRWELCSRTHGRLARIVAALGFGHVDPARIFCVRGYGSTSEAWARIWGLPALWQQVLGIGPAYVVEIIEPEFGRLPEAEQDRILIHELLHIPRTFSGAIRPHRTPTFQITRRSVERYYQRYLTAVAGPADGSVAPEERAARTERAVDAHTAGSPVPAAAHRRRSPRGRRERALR comes from the coding sequence ATGCGCTGGGAACTCTGCTCGAGGACGCACGGACGCCTGGCCCGGATCGTGGCCGCGCTCGGGTTCGGACACGTGGACCCCGCCCGGATCTTCTGCGTCCGCGGGTACGGCTCGACCTCCGAAGCGTGGGCGCGCATCTGGGGACTGCCGGCGCTGTGGCAACAGGTGCTCGGGATCGGGCCCGCCTACGTGGTCGAGATTATCGAGCCGGAGTTCGGCCGGCTGCCCGAAGCCGAGCAGGACCGCATCCTGATCCATGAGCTCCTGCATATCCCGCGGACGTTCAGCGGCGCGATCCGGCCGCACCGGACGCCTACGTTTCAGATCACGCGGCGCAGCGTGGAGCGCTACTATCAGCGCTATCTCACCGCGGTGGCCGGCCCGGCCGACGGATCGGTGGCGCCGGAGGAGCGCGCCGCGCGGACCGAGCGCGCGGTCGATGCGCACACCGCCGGGAGCCCCGTGCCCGCGGCGGCGCACCGCAGGAGGTCGCCCCGTGGCCGGCGGGAACGGGCTCTCCGCTGA
- a CDS encoding shikimate dehydrogenase: protein MPRPFRAEARRPLCARPRCRSVPGRRPACAAAGWFPIIGRTFAGGNRTGIDGATTVVGVIGGAARESLSPRMHNAAFAARGLNWCYVAFPVPRDRLADALRGLAPLGIAGANVTVPHKEAAVAYLDETTEDARAIGAVNTIRVDGGRLVGYNTDGAGMLDALRRDGGISVEGACVVIVGAGGAARGAAFALAGAGAASVVIANRNWDRAAALAEGARRFFPSCTVDALPLDGSGIRSALRDSGVLIQATTLGGGAERGLSPVARDALHPGLLVMDMIYEPRETALLHDARARGCRTLGGLAMLVYQGARAFEIWTGRAAPIDVMRESLGLPREVPAEERTGR, encoded by the coding sequence GTGCCACGTCCATTTCGGGCAGAGGCCCGGCGGCCCCTGTGCGCGCGGCCGCGGTGCCGGTCCGTGCCCGGGCGGCGTCCGGCTTGTGCTGCCGCCGGGTGGTTCCCTATAATTGGTAGGACGTTCGCGGGAGGTAACCGTACGGGGATCGACGGGGCGACGACGGTCGTCGGGGTCATCGGGGGTGCTGCGCGGGAGAGTCTCTCTCCGCGCATGCACAACGCAGCGTTCGCGGCGCGCGGGCTCAACTGGTGCTACGTGGCGTTCCCGGTCCCGCGGGACCGGCTCGCCGACGCGCTCCGCGGGCTCGCCCCGCTCGGCATCGCCGGCGCGAACGTGACGGTGCCGCACAAAGAGGCCGCCGTGGCCTACCTCGACGAGACGACCGAGGACGCCCGGGCAATCGGGGCCGTGAACACGATCCGGGTGGACGGCGGGCGCCTCGTCGGTTACAACACCGACGGGGCGGGGATGCTCGACGCCCTGCGGCGCGACGGCGGGATCTCGGTCGAAGGGGCGTGCGTTGTGATCGTCGGCGCCGGGGGCGCCGCGCGCGGCGCGGCGTTTGCGCTGGCGGGCGCTGGCGCCGCCTCGGTCGTGATCGCGAACCGCAACTGGGACCGCGCCGCGGCGCTCGCGGAGGGCGCACGGCGGTTTTTCCCGTCGTGCACCGTGGACGCGCTTCCCCTCGACGGGTCCGGTATCCGGTCCGCGCTGCGCGACTCGGGAGTGTTGATCCAGGCCACCACCCTGGGCGGCGGGGCGGAGCGCGGGCTCTCGCCCGTGGCGCGCGACGCGCTGCACCCGGGTCTGCTGGTGATGGACATGATCTACGAACCGCGCGAGACGGCGCTGCTGCACGACGCACGGGCGCGGGGCTGCCGCACGCTGGGGGGCCTCGCGATGCTGGTGTACCAGGGCGCCCGGGCGTTCGAGATCTGGACCGGGCGCGCGGCGCCGATCGATGTGATGCGGGAGTCGCTGGGGCTGCCCCGCGAGGTCCCGGCCGAAGAACGGACGGGGCGGTGA
- the aroC gene encoding chorismate synthase, which translates to MVRFLTAGESHGRGLLVIVEGLPAGVPLSEDEINVQLARRQQGYGRGGRMQIEKDRAEIHSGVMGGTTIGAPVGLAIGNKDWRREEPPLTRPRPGHADLAGALKYHFNDVRRVLERSSARETTARVAAGAVCRALLGQFGIALGSHVVELGGIAATRRPERPEDISAIAEQSPLRCVDPEAEARMIAAIDEAREKGDTLGGVFEVVVTGVPVGLGTYVHWDRRLDGRLAQAMMSINAMKGVEIGEGFTEARLPGSAAHDEIFYDPERGFYRATNQAGGTEGGMTTGEPLVVRVAMKPLSTLRSPLASVDIVTKERVEAAVVRSDVTAVPAAGVIGEAMAAIVLADAMVEKFGGDSLAEMRQAYEAHARWVRTGPEA; encoded by the coding sequence ATGGTTCGATTCCTGACGGCGGGCGAGTCACACGGGCGGGGGCTCCTCGTGATCGTCGAGGGCCTGCCCGCGGGCGTGCCGTTGTCGGAGGACGAGATTAATGTCCAGCTCGCGCGGCGGCAGCAAGGGTACGGCCGCGGCGGCCGGATGCAGATCGAGAAAGACCGCGCGGAGATCCACAGCGGCGTGATGGGCGGTACCACGATCGGCGCGCCGGTGGGGCTCGCGATCGGCAACAAGGACTGGCGGCGGGAGGAGCCGCCGCTCACCCGGCCGCGTCCCGGGCACGCGGATCTCGCGGGCGCGTTGAAATACCATTTCAACGATGTCCGGCGCGTCCTCGAACGCTCCAGCGCGCGCGAGACGACGGCGCGCGTGGCCGCCGGCGCCGTCTGCCGGGCGCTGCTCGGGCAGTTCGGGATCGCGCTGGGCAGCCACGTGGTGGAGTTGGGAGGCATCGCCGCGACCCGGCGGCCCGAGCGGCCCGAGGACATCTCCGCGATCGCCGAGCAGTCGCCCCTGCGCTGCGTGGATCCGGAGGCCGAGGCCCGCATGATCGCGGCGATCGACGAGGCGCGCGAGAAGGGCGACACGCTCGGCGGCGTCTTCGAGGTCGTGGTCACCGGGGTGCCGGTGGGGCTCGGCACCTACGTGCACTGGGACCGGCGGCTCGACGGCCGCCTCGCGCAGGCGATGATGTCCATCAACGCGATGAAGGGCGTCGAGATCGGCGAGGGCTTCACGGAGGCGCGCCTCCCCGGGTCGGCGGCGCACGACGAGATCTTCTACGATCCGGAGCGAGGCTTCTACCGCGCGACCAACCAGGCCGGCGGCACCGAGGGCGGCATGACCACGGGCGAACCCCTCGTTGTCCGCGTGGCGATGAAGCCGCTCAGCACGCTCCGCAGCCCGCTCGCGTCCGTGGACATCGTCACCAAGGAGCGCGTGGAGGCGGCGGTGGTCCGCAGCGACGTGACCGCGGTCCCGGCCGCCGGCGTGATCGGGGAAGCGATGGCCGCGATCGTCCTCGCCGACGCGATGGTGGAGAAGTTCGGCGGCGATAGCCTGGCGGAGATGCGGCAGGCGTACGAGGCGCACGCGCGCTGGGTGCGCACGGGGCCGGAGGCCTGA
- a CDS encoding twin-arginine translocase TatA/TatE family subunit — translation MFDNPEKLMILLVIALLIFGPSRLAGFGGTLGRTIRDFRNSVRGAQDEARQAFSEFTQEASSTMHDMGETVQQALPAPDALADASFMSGSAEATEAAVAADTPASSSEVQVVSPDDEDPSSLASEPTAAALRETTRQVQQTGS, via the coding sequence ATGTTCGACAATCCAGAGAAGTTGATGATCCTGCTCGTGATCGCGCTCCTGATCTTCGGCCCGTCCAGGCTGGCCGGGTTCGGTGGGACGCTGGGTCGCACGATCCGCGACTTCCGCAACTCCGTCCGGGGCGCGCAGGACGAGGCCCGGCAGGCCTTCAGCGAGTTCACGCAGGAGGCGTCCTCCACGATGCACGACATGGGCGAGACCGTGCAGCAGGCGCTCCCCGCGCCCGATGCGCTCGCAGACGCGTCGTTCATGAGCGGGAGCGCCGAGGCAACCGAAGCCGCGGTGGCCGCGGACACGCCTGCGTCCTCCTCGGAGGTGCAGGTCGTTTCGCCCGACGACGAAGATCCGTCGTCCCTCGCGTCCGAACCCACCGCGGCGGCCCTCCGCGAAACCACGCGACAAGTCCAGCAGACCGGGTCCTAA
- a CDS encoding phosphoribosyltransferase family protein gives MKYEGQEYYEITIAGLRRRLPVVPITDSLWIAAFVLWGDVEMTNVCARQIAERLRPTVFDCVVSVEAKALPLAHMVATYLSNPLTGHFFPYVVCRKSVKGYMKNPLTVEVKSITTAGMQKLVLDGAEADRLRDARVAVVDDVVSTGGSLRAVDELLHRVGARVVAHATVLLEEGGYQNPDLISLGTLPIFTR, from the coding sequence ATGAAGTACGAGGGACAGGAGTACTACGAGATCACGATCGCCGGGCTCCGCCGCAGGCTACCGGTGGTGCCGATCACGGACTCGCTGTGGATCGCCGCGTTCGTCCTGTGGGGCGACGTCGAGATGACGAACGTGTGCGCGCGGCAGATCGCGGAACGCCTCCGGCCCACGGTGTTCGACTGCGTGGTGTCCGTCGAGGCCAAGGCGCTGCCGTTGGCGCACATGGTCGCCACCTATCTCTCGAACCCGCTGACCGGCCATTTCTTCCCGTACGTGGTGTGCCGCAAAAGCGTGAAGGGCTACATGAAAAACCCGCTGACCGTCGAGGTGAAGTCCATCACGACCGCGGGGATGCAGAAGCTCGTGCTGGACGGCGCGGAGGCGGACCGTCTGCGCGACGCGCGGGTCGCGGTCGTGGACGACGTCGTGAGCACCGGGGGCAGCCTCCGCGCCGTCGACGAACTGCTGCATCGGGTTGGGGCGCGCGTCGTGGCGCACGCGACGGTGCTGCTCGAGGAAGGCGGCTACCAGAATCCCGATCTGATCTCGCTGGGGACGCTCCCGATCTTCACTCGCTAG
- a CDS encoding histidine phosphatase family protein translates to MTTLPSEALPRSAHGVTRVYLIRHGQTDWNAEGRYQGHIDSALSTLGREQAARLAVALAAVPFRAIYSSPLSRARDTAAAIAAPHGLPVRPLDRLREVAMGEWEGLTSEEITARFGDILRARRRDPERITPGGGETLAELRARGIQVIGEMVARHPGETIAAVAHGGLNKTILLAVLDAPLSRYWAIRQDNGAINVLEFDAKVARVALLNETAHLEAPAPPRMKTGETPAAQVRCTPRRPPE, encoded by the coding sequence GTGACCACACTGCCTTCAGAGGCGCTGCCGAGGTCCGCGCACGGCGTCACGCGCGTCTACCTGATCCGCCACGGGCAAACCGACTGGAACGCCGAGGGGCGCTATCAGGGCCACATCGACAGCGCGCTGAGCACGCTCGGGCGCGAGCAGGCCGCGCGCCTGGCCGTCGCGCTCGCGGCCGTCCCGTTCCGCGCCATCTACAGCAGCCCCCTCTCCCGGGCCCGCGACACCGCCGCGGCCATCGCCGCGCCCCACGGCCTGCCGGTGCGCCCGCTGGACCGCCTGCGGGAAGTCGCGATGGGCGAGTGGGAAGGGCTCACGTCGGAGGAGATCACCGCGCGATTCGGGGACATCCTCCGGGCCCGGCGGCGCGACCCCGAGCGCATCACGCCGGGCGGCGGTGAGACGCTCGCGGAGCTGCGCGCGCGCGGGATCCAGGTTATCGGCGAGATGGTGGCGCGTCACCCGGGCGAGACCATTGCCGCCGTCGCGCACGGCGGCCTGAACAAGACGATCCTGCTCGCCGTGCTCGATGCGCCGCTCAGCCGCTACTGGGCGATCCGGCAGGACAACGGGGCGATCAACGTCTTGGAGTTCGACGCAAAAGTGGCGCGGGTGGCATTGCTCAACGAGACGGCGCACCTTGAGGCGCCCGCGCCGCCCCGGATGAAAACGGGAGAAACGCCAGCAGCGCAAGTAAGGTGCACCCCCCGCCGACCACCGGAATGA